A portion of the Micromonospora vinacea genome contains these proteins:
- a CDS encoding glycosyltransferase family 2 protein, producing MTAPLLSVLLVSWNTREQTRQCLESLASTADPGLDYEVVAVDNGSSDGSADLLADQPRVRLIRNKHNNGFAAAVNQAYRRANGQLILLLSSDIRLHPGALSRMVDHLRERPDVAGVSPLYLNPDGTFQQHYVRQPSFTATIALVTALRRLPGFRQALHRFQMRGEDFSRPRQLASGSCVLLRRTVLGQQTIFDETFPVYWNDAVLARQLDQAGHELWMLPDAVVTHSRGASCRLLGPTIRSRHLLGSLVGYLRMTQPRYRLPVFRAVLLADHLVKRLFGRSVPLGLGDLLAALRGDVGPLPDGDTRDWVVLFSRTRWSVDGHPAVLGQLAPGQRLLVVDPPGRRPRWRCEVTPIGSAAWHAVAPTALPLGDVVPLVNWINRRIAAGALRGWLDRHAGARLLRLDDERARPVLGRLGEDELLPADAPRPMERSGRG from the coding sequence ATGACCGCTCCGCTGCTGTCAGTACTGCTGGTCAGCTGGAACACCCGCGAGCAGACCCGGCAGTGCCTGGAGTCGCTGGCGTCGACAGCCGATCCCGGTCTGGACTACGAGGTGGTGGCCGTCGACAACGGCTCGTCCGACGGCTCAGCCGACCTGCTCGCCGACCAACCCCGGGTTCGACTGATCCGCAACAAGCACAACAACGGTTTCGCCGCCGCCGTGAACCAGGCGTACCGACGGGCGAACGGGCAGCTGATCCTGCTGCTCAGCAGCGACATCCGGTTGCACCCGGGCGCGCTGTCCCGAATGGTCGACCATCTGCGGGAGCGGCCGGACGTCGCAGGGGTCAGCCCGCTGTACCTCAACCCGGACGGCACCTTCCAGCAGCACTACGTCCGACAGCCCAGCTTTACCGCCACCATCGCGCTGGTGACCGCGTTGCGCCGACTGCCCGGGTTCCGCCAGGCGCTGCACCGGTTCCAGATGCGCGGCGAGGACTTCAGCCGTCCCCGGCAACTTGCCTCGGGCAGCTGCGTGCTGCTGCGCCGCACGGTGCTCGGGCAGCAGACCATCTTCGACGAGACGTTCCCTGTCTACTGGAACGACGCGGTCCTCGCGCGGCAGCTCGACCAGGCCGGGCACGAGCTGTGGATGCTTCCGGACGCGGTGGTGACGCACAGCCGTGGCGCGTCCTGCCGGCTGCTCGGGCCGACCATCCGCTCTCGACACCTGCTGGGCAGCCTGGTCGGGTATCTGCGGATGACCCAGCCCCGGTACCGGTTGCCGGTGTTCCGAGCCGTGCTGCTCGCCGACCACCTGGTCAAGCGACTGTTCGGTCGATCCGTACCGCTGGGCCTGGGCGACCTGCTCGCCGCGCTGCGCGGCGACGTCGGCCCTCTGCCCGACGGTGACACCCGCGACTGGGTGGTGCTGTTCAGCCGAACCCGCTGGTCCGTCGACGGGCATCCGGCCGTGCTGGGGCAGTTGGCGCCCGGGCAACGGTTGCTCGTCGTCGACCCGCCGGGACGCCGGCCGCGCTGGCGGTGCGAGGTGACGCCGATCGGCTCGGCGGCCTGGCACGCCGTCGCGCCGACCGCGCTGCCGCTGGGTGACGTGGTGCCGCTGGTCAACTGGATCAACCGGCGGATCGCGGCCGGCGCGCTGCGGGGTTGGTTGGACCGGCACGCCGGTGCCCGCCTGCTGCGACTCGACGACGAGCGCGCCCGCCCGGTGCTCGGCCGCCTCGGCGAGGACGAGTTGCTGCCCGCCGACGCGCCACGACCGATGGAACGGTCGGGCCGTGGCTGA
- a CDS encoding adenylyl cyclase yields the protein MTTPSRRTLILALLVATTVATTSTAASAGRPSHGAPDFGPNVTIFDPSMPLAEIQQTLDAAHARQVDNEMGTERHAYLFKPGTYGTAAQPLQAKVGYYTEVSGLGASPTDVTVNGKLEVYNRCLADGGTGNCLALVNFWRTLSNLSLTINAAGQDDCRSSANFWAVSQAVSMRRLNIGGGGLSLMDYCTAGPQYASGGFIADSRLPATTNGSQQQWLTRNSEVGSWSNAVWNQVFAGVEGAPDDATFPDPPYTTLETTPISREKPYLFVDGKGRYQVRVPAAQRDSRGVSWADGITPGRTVGIGDFFIAKPSDSVRVINSQLARGKHLLLTPGTYDIARSIEVRRPNTVVLGIGHATLTAVDGAIPLDVADVPGVIVAGVTIDAGLVESPVLLRVGRQHGRDASSPHNPTTLSDAYFRVGGPHIGRTNTALEVNSDNVLIDHTWVWRGDHGVEGFTEGVNGDTDRWRTNTGRYGAVINGDHVTATGLFVEHFQRYNTVWNGEHGTTILYQNELPYDPPTQADWINGAVEGWAGYKVGDRVRHHTLYGGGVYVFNQNNPSIHTENGFEVPNRPGVRLHHIMTVNLSAGTIDHVVNGVGDAADMTKVGAPVYLTEYPTP from the coding sequence ATGACAACCCCGTCCCGACGTACCCTCATCCTTGCCCTTCTGGTGGCCACCACGGTCGCGACGACCAGCACGGCGGCCAGCGCCGGCCGCCCGTCGCACGGCGCACCCGACTTCGGCCCGAACGTGACGATCTTCGACCCGTCCATGCCGCTCGCCGAGATCCAGCAGACCCTCGACGCGGCGCACGCCCGGCAGGTCGACAACGAGATGGGCACCGAGCGGCACGCCTACCTGTTCAAGCCGGGCACGTACGGCACGGCCGCGCAGCCGTTGCAGGCCAAGGTCGGCTACTACACCGAGGTGTCCGGCCTGGGCGCCTCGCCCACCGACGTCACGGTCAACGGCAAGCTGGAGGTCTACAACCGCTGCCTGGCCGACGGCGGCACCGGCAACTGCCTCGCGCTCGTCAACTTCTGGCGCACCCTGTCCAACCTCTCGCTCACCATCAACGCCGCAGGCCAGGACGACTGCCGGTCGTCGGCGAACTTCTGGGCGGTCTCCCAGGCGGTGTCGATGCGCCGACTGAACATCGGCGGCGGCGGTCTGTCGCTGATGGACTACTGCACCGCTGGGCCGCAGTACGCCAGCGGTGGGTTCATCGCCGACTCACGACTGCCGGCCACGACGAACGGCTCGCAGCAACAGTGGCTGACCCGCAACAGCGAGGTCGGCAGCTGGTCCAACGCCGTGTGGAACCAGGTGTTCGCGGGGGTCGAGGGCGCACCGGACGACGCCACGTTCCCCGACCCGCCGTACACCACACTGGAGACCACCCCGATCAGCCGGGAGAAGCCCTACCTCTTCGTCGACGGCAAGGGTCGCTACCAGGTACGGGTGCCCGCCGCGCAGCGCGACAGCCGGGGCGTCTCCTGGGCCGACGGCATCACGCCGGGGCGCACCGTCGGGATCGGTGACTTCTTCATCGCCAAGCCGTCCGACTCGGTGCGCGTCATCAACAGCCAGCTGGCGCGCGGCAAGCACCTGCTGCTCACCCCCGGCACCTACGACATCGCGCGCAGCATCGAGGTCCGGCGTCCGAACACCGTCGTGCTCGGCATCGGGCATGCCACGCTCACCGCAGTGGACGGCGCGATTCCGCTGGACGTGGCAGATGTTCCCGGGGTGATCGTCGCCGGTGTCACGATCGACGCTGGCCTCGTCGAGTCGCCGGTGCTGCTGCGGGTCGGGCGCCAGCACGGCCGCGACGCGAGCAGCCCGCACAACCCGACCACGCTCTCCGACGCGTACTTCCGGGTCGGCGGCCCGCACATCGGACGGACGAACACCGCGCTGGAGGTCAACAGCGACAACGTGCTCATCGACCACACCTGGGTGTGGCGCGGCGACCACGGCGTCGAGGGTTTCACCGAGGGCGTCAACGGTGACACCGACCGCTGGCGGACCAACACCGGTCGCTACGGCGCCGTCATCAACGGCGATCATGTGACCGCGACCGGCCTGTTCGTCGAGCACTTCCAGCGCTACAACACGGTCTGGAATGGCGAGCACGGCACCACGATCCTCTACCAGAACGAGCTGCCGTACGACCCGCCGACGCAGGCCGACTGGATAAATGGCGCGGTCGAGGGCTGGGCCGGGTACAAGGTCGGTGACCGGGTGCGTCATCACACCCTGTACGGCGGCGGGGTGTACGTGTTCAACCAGAACAACCCGTCGATCCACACCGAGAACGGGTTCGAGGTCCCGAACCGGCCGGGGGTGCGGCTGCACCACATCATGACCGTCAATCTCAGCGCCGGCACGATCGACCACGTGGTCAACGGCGTCGGGGACGCGGCCGACATGACAAAGGTCGGCGCCCCGGTCTACCTGACCGAGTACCCGACCCCGTAG